A single genomic interval of Bacillus sp. es.036 harbors:
- a CDS encoding SIMPL domain-containing protein, translating to MTNMTFNDECVCDHTITVFGAGEVSAAPDRAVVVTGVTTTSEQVAEAQEENAALISSIVSSLHSLGIPSENIQTTDYRIEENIRYENNVKIFLGYKVTHLLKVYVEPVSDTGAAIDAAVASGANVVSDIRFELKDPTIAYQKALAIAIKDAKEKAKTIAHAINIVLPHSPHQIVELSSLSPSPRMFSDVQATQIQTGQLVITAQLKMSYLLK from the coding sequence ATGACAAATATGACGTTCAATGATGAATGTGTTTGCGATCATACCATTACAGTATTTGGAGCGGGAGAAGTAAGTGCTGCACCCGATAGAGCGGTCGTTGTTACTGGAGTTACAACAACTTCAGAACAAGTAGCAGAAGCTCAAGAAGAAAACGCTGCTCTCATTTCCTCCATTGTATCGTCTCTTCATTCTCTCGGTATTCCATCAGAGAATATTCAAACAACCGATTATCGGATTGAAGAAAACATACGCTATGAAAACAACGTGAAGATTTTTCTTGGTTACAAAGTAACGCATCTCCTTAAAGTATACGTCGAGCCAGTGAGCGATACTGGAGCGGCGATCGATGCAGCAGTAGCCTCAGGAGCAAACGTAGTCTCGGATATTCGTTTTGAGTTAAAAGATCCAACGATCGCCTACCAAAAAGCTTTAGCCATTGCGATTAAAGATGCAAAGGAAAAAGCTAAAACAATTGCACACGCAATTAACATTGTCCTTCCACATTCACCACATCAAATTGTTGAGCTTAGTTCATTGTCGCCTTCCCCACGGATGTTTAGTGACGTTCAAGCAACTCAAATCCAAACAGGTCAATTAGTGATAACCGCTCAGTTAAAAATGAGTTATCTTCTTAAATAA
- a CDS encoding MFS transporter: protein MSSLSTRNLTLLFWVHFFGTISFLQPVLTLFYIKNGLSEANILVLLICWSGAVLIGEIPTGVFADRFGARVSFLTGSIIKLSSIGILLLANSLEMFMLFSVLNGLSVTFFSGADEALIYESLKKDNKQQKMDEAMGKIQSAGFIAMMIAVLFGSFFARDLEQEQFQLLILLSMVSYIVEFVLLLFIQEPSGKVSIPGTSIENVLEGVRVIKQAPRLLVMFLNVTLVFIPTVAVFEKFDQPLMIGSGLPVYFIGPVYAVGALLAFFSSRSIGMLNKNLSYSVLMYTSGLLSAFGLLLAALFQNQLWIILSMVLFLRWVGAIRYPIYSKLSNNIIPSHVRATTISLLSILDSLFDLVIFLLLISFAAEGIQGVLFGGAAVALIGSSLPIQQREKLRSSPINR, encoded by the coding sequence ATGTCTTCATTATCAACACGTAATCTGACCCTATTGTTCTGGGTACACTTTTTTGGAACGATTAGTTTCTTACAGCCCGTTTTAACCTTATTTTATATAAAAAATGGATTAAGTGAGGCAAACATTCTTGTTCTTTTAATATGCTGGAGCGGTGCTGTATTAATAGGAGAAATTCCAACAGGTGTTTTCGCAGATCGGTTTGGTGCTCGAGTGTCATTTCTAACAGGTTCCATTATTAAACTAAGTAGTATTGGTATCCTTTTACTTGCTAATAGCCTCGAAATGTTTATGCTATTTAGCGTTTTAAACGGATTATCGGTTACTTTTTTCTCCGGAGCGGACGAAGCGCTAATATACGAGTCATTAAAAAAAGATAATAAACAGCAAAAAATGGATGAAGCTATGGGCAAAATCCAATCAGCAGGGTTTATCGCTATGATGATCGCTGTTCTGTTTGGCTCATTTTTTGCAAGAGACCTTGAACAAGAACAGTTTCAGCTGCTGATTCTATTAAGCATGGTCTCCTATATCGTTGAATTCGTTCTTTTGCTCTTTATTCAGGAGCCTTCTGGTAAAGTGAGTATACCCGGAACTTCGATCGAAAATGTTTTGGAAGGTGTACGAGTGATAAAACAAGCACCGCGGCTTTTAGTTATGTTTTTGAACGTAACACTCGTCTTTATCCCAACAGTTGCGGTTTTTGAGAAATTTGACCAACCTCTTATGATCGGTTCAGGACTTCCGGTATACTTTATCGGACCAGTTTACGCCGTAGGTGCTTTACTCGCATTCTTTTCTTCAAGAAGTATCGGTATGTTAAATAAAAATCTTTCTTATTCAGTTTTAATGTACACGTCCGGTCTTCTTTCCGCTTTCGGACTGTTGTTGGCTGCTCTATTTCAAAATCAGCTATGGATAATTTTGTCCATGGTATTGTTTTTAAGGTGGGTTGGTGCTATTCGCTATCCGATCTATTCCAAGTTAAGCAACAACATCATTCCATCTCATGTAAGAGCGACAACGATCTCACTCCTATCTATACTTGACTCGTTATTTGACCTAGTGATTTTTTTGTTATTAATTTCTTTTGCTGCGGAAGGTATTCAGGGTGTTTTATTTGGCGGAGCAGCGGTAGCCCTAATTGGATCATCACTTCCAATTCAGCAACGAGAGAAATTGCGCTCCAGCCCGATAAATCGGTAA
- a CDS encoding CoA-binding protein: MTIQNPSREEIGNILKTKKRIAVVGLSNNPNRTSFMVSQAMMDAGYDIIPVNPTIDDALGVKAVDSLKEIEGHVDIVNVFRRSEFLPDIMKDAVEIGADVFWAQLGVMNEEAYEYGKKHDIKVIMDRCIKVEHAMTK, translated from the coding sequence ATGACGATTCAAAACCCATCAAGGGAAGAGATTGGTAACATTCTAAAAACGAAGAAGCGAATTGCTGTTGTAGGTTTATCGAACAACCCTAATCGTACCTCTTTTATGGTATCTCAGGCGATGATGGATGCTGGTTACGACATTATCCCAGTTAATCCAACGATTGATGATGCGCTTGGAGTAAAAGCGGTAGATTCACTTAAAGAAATTGAAGGTCATGTTGATATCGTTAACGTCTTTAGACGAAGTGAGTTTCTTCCAGATATTATGAAAGATGCCGTTGAAATTGGGGCGGATGTTTTCTGGGCCCAACTCGGCGTGATGAATGAAGAAGCGTATGAATATGGAAAGAAACATGATATTAAAGTCATCATGGATCGTTGCATTAAAGTAGAACATGCGATGACGAAGTAA
- a CDS encoding NADP-dependent oxidoreductase, which produces MKAVVIEQYGGKDELVEKEVASPTPDKNQVVVTSYATSINPIDWKLREGYLKEMLPFNFPIILGWDIAGVIKEVGSSVEGFKEGDRVFARPATTANGTYAEEVVVDDHLLAHIPDRISYEEAASVPLVGLTAWQCLIDFADIQKGEKVLIHAGAGGVGSFAIQLAKYKGAYVATTASGKNEEYLKSLGADKVINYREHDFSEELEEYDVVLDTMGGDIQEKSFNVLRGGGRLVSIVGEPDQEKAKEKGVRSGNVWLEPNGEQLKEIASLMENGHIKATIGHRFPFSQEGIQEAHELSESHHAKGKIVINFNK; this is translated from the coding sequence ATGAAAGCAGTTGTAATCGAACAATATGGCGGTAAAGATGAGCTAGTTGAAAAAGAGGTGGCATCACCAACGCCGGACAAAAATCAGGTCGTGGTAACGAGCTATGCAACTTCAATTAACCCGATTGATTGGAAATTAAGAGAAGGTTATTTAAAAGAGATGCTTCCTTTTAACTTTCCTATTATTCTTGGGTGGGATATTGCTGGCGTGATTAAAGAAGTCGGTTCATCGGTTGAAGGATTCAAAGAAGGCGACCGAGTATTTGCCAGACCGGCAACAACAGCAAATGGTACATATGCAGAGGAAGTTGTCGTAGATGATCATTTGCTTGCCCATATTCCTGATCGTATTTCTTATGAAGAAGCAGCATCTGTACCACTTGTAGGATTAACCGCGTGGCAATGTTTAATTGATTTTGCTGATATTCAAAAGGGTGAAAAAGTATTGATCCATGCTGGTGCTGGTGGTGTAGGAAGCTTTGCCATTCAGCTTGCTAAGTATAAAGGAGCCTATGTGGCTACTACCGCCAGTGGCAAAAATGAAGAATATTTAAAGTCACTTGGCGCTGACAAAGTCATTAATTATCGGGAGCATGATTTCTCGGAAGAATTAGAAGAGTATGATGTCGTCCTTGATACAATGGGAGGAGACATACAAGAAAAAAGTTTTAACGTTTTGCGTGGTGGAGGTCGCCTTGTCTCAATCGTTGGTGAACCTGATCAGGAGAAAGCAAAAGAAAAAGGCGTGAGATCTGGGAATGTATGGCTTGAGCCAAATGGAGAGCAGTTGAAAGAGATCGCATCTTTGATGGAAAATGGTCATATTAAAGCAACGATTGGCCATCGTTTCCCGTTTAGTCAAGAAGGCATCCAAGAAGCACACGAGCTAAGCGAATCTCATCATGCAAAAGGAAAAATTGTGATTAATTTTAATAAGTAA
- a CDS encoding ketopantoate reductase family protein has protein sequence MNIIIIGAGALGTYFGSRWIESGANVSFFVREGRKKQIEREGLQVTSVKGDTRISSPLLLTNPSQASSPDLVLLGVKGYHLGETIPVLKEFVAKGAKVLPILNGIEHISILKEKLGEEAVLGGLSYIIATLDNSGHVHHTSELHELIFGPLHPSQKEICAILKQINERANFNSQLTSTIEEEMWKKYMFISAMSGITTAGDIHTGTIRAIPETLKLVENVMMEIKTLASYYDVHINQEDIDRRMKSFHSLPYEATSSMHQDKRKKNNLEVEHLQGGALRLAEKVELKLPYTETLYGLIKPYETQNI, from the coding sequence ATGAATATCATTATCATTGGAGCAGGTGCACTTGGTACATATTTTGGGTCCAGATGGATAGAAAGCGGTGCGAACGTGTCGTTTTTTGTACGTGAAGGAAGAAAAAAGCAAATAGAGCGTGAAGGATTACAGGTTACAAGTGTCAAAGGTGACACAAGAATCTCATCTCCTCTACTTCTGACAAACCCTTCTCAAGCTTCTTCACCTGATTTAGTATTGTTGGGCGTAAAAGGATACCACCTTGGTGAAACGATTCCAGTACTTAAAGAGTTTGTAGCAAAAGGAGCAAAGGTACTACCCATTCTAAATGGTATTGAACATATTTCCATTCTAAAAGAAAAACTTGGGGAAGAAGCCGTTTTAGGTGGATTATCTTATATTATTGCAACACTTGATAACAGCGGGCATGTCCATCATACAAGCGAACTCCATGAATTGATATTTGGTCCACTCCATCCATCACAAAAAGAAATTTGCGCAATATTAAAACAAATAAATGAACGTGCGAATTTCAACTCACAATTAACTTCTACCATCGAAGAAGAGATGTGGAAAAAATATATGTTTATTTCAGCTATGTCTGGTATAACCACAGCTGGAGATATACATACAGGAACCATTCGAGCTATACCTGAAACGCTCAAACTTGTTGAGAATGTGATGATGGAAATCAAAACTCTTGCTTCCTACTACGATGTTCACATTAATCAGGAAGATATCGATCGTCGTATGAAATCATTTCACTCCCTCCCGTACGAAGCAACATCGTCAATGCATCAAGATAAGAGGAAAAAAAATAACCTTGAAGTTGAACACCTTCAAGGTGGTGCGTTACGTCTTGCGGAAAAGGTAGAGTTGAAACTTCCTTATACGGAAACGCTCTACGGATTAATAAAGCCTTACGAAACTCAAAACATTTAA
- the cspD gene encoding cold-shock protein CspD — protein MQNGKVKWFNAEKGFGFIEVEGGDDVFVHFSAINGEGFKTLDEGQEVNFEIVEGNRGPQAANVTKA, from the coding sequence ATGCAAAACGGTAAAGTAAAATGGTTCAACGCTGAAAAAGGTTTCGGTTTCATCGAAGTTGAAGGTGGAGACGACGTATTCGTACACTTCTCTGCAATCAACGGCGAAGGTTTCAAAACACTTGACGAAGGCCAAGAAGTTAACTTCGAAATCGTAGAAGGTAACCGCGGACCACAAGCAGCTAACGTAACAAAAGCATAA
- a CDS encoding cytochrome P450 encodes MSVEKLSGIRLKNYISFRKDPLGFLSKTRDIADFVELGASSFIVHQPEAVKQILVMNAESFQKGSSASLLSQTIGRGLLTSEGKTHARQRKMMMPAFHKEKMTQYISIILEETKRFIDGWDDGEVICISSEMMRLTLRIIMKAMFGQDISKKESIKLVTAVTHIIEKSASDLFLPFPSPEFVPTKRNKQYKLGNNRLNELADQLIQNTPKGDHLLSLLQESTYTDGSPLSSEEVRSQILTMLIAGHETTANVLSWMWYELSKNEEIEQQLLKEWKEAGESGIHQHDLTHLFFKETLRLYPAAWVILREAIVPVELMGYQFKSGSSFLISPYVMHRNPSFFENPEQFSLYRMKEKHAPFAYFPFGGGPRSCIGSQFATYEAQLIFSTIGKSFHLQKLHDRPVLAEPLVSLRIKGGLLMKVHKRK; translated from the coding sequence GTGAGTGTTGAAAAGTTATCTGGTATACGTTTGAAGAATTATATCTCTTTTCGTAAGGATCCATTAGGTTTTTTATCAAAAACCCGTGATATAGCGGATTTCGTAGAGCTCGGTGCTTCTTCTTTTATCGTGCATCAACCTGAGGCAGTTAAACAAATCCTTGTTATGAATGCAGAATCTTTTCAAAAAGGGAGCTCCGCTTCGTTATTGAGCCAAACGATTGGGCGGGGGCTATTAACCTCAGAAGGCAAAACGCATGCGCGGCAGCGAAAAATGATGATGCCTGCTTTTCATAAAGAGAAAATGACTCAATATATCTCAATCATCCTCGAAGAAACAAAACGGTTTATCGATGGGTGGGATGATGGAGAAGTCATTTGTATTAGCTCAGAAATGATGAGGTTAACGCTAAGAATTATTATGAAAGCCATGTTTGGTCAAGATATCTCAAAGAAAGAAAGTATCAAACTTGTCACAGCAGTGACCCATATTATCGAGAAATCTGCATCTGACTTATTTCTCCCTTTCCCATCACCAGAATTTGTGCCTACTAAGCGGAACAAACAATACAAATTAGGAAATAACCGCTTAAATGAACTGGCCGATCAGCTAATTCAAAACACACCCAAAGGCGATCATTTACTTTCACTCCTTCAAGAATCAACTTATACTGACGGATCTCCTCTTTCGAGCGAAGAAGTGAGAAGTCAAATCTTAACAATGCTTATTGCTGGCCATGAAACAACTGCAAACGTGCTATCATGGATGTGGTATGAACTTTCAAAAAATGAGGAAATTGAACAGCAGCTTTTAAAGGAATGGAAAGAGGCAGGAGAATCAGGTATTCACCAACACGATCTTACACATCTGTTTTTTAAAGAGACGTTAAGACTCTACCCTGCAGCCTGGGTCATATTAAGAGAAGCGATTGTACCAGTTGAACTAATGGGGTATCAATTTAAATCGGGGTCATCGTTTTTGATTAGTCCCTACGTTATGCATCGCAATCCCTCATTCTTTGAAAATCCGGAGCAGTTTTCCCTATACCGAATGAAAGAGAAGCATGCCCCATTTGCTTATTTCCCATTTGGTGGAGGACCTCGAAGCTGTATCGGAAGTCAATTCGCTACTTATGAGGCTCAATTAATATTTTCAACAATAGGAAAAAGCTTTCATCTTCAAAAACTGCACGATCGCCCTGTACTAGCAGAGCCACTTGTTTCCCTACGGATCAAAGGTGGTCTCTTAATGAAAGTGCATAAACGAAAATAA
- a CDS encoding phosphotriesterase family protein, which produces MGKTVETVTGPIAIDQLGKTLVHEHFAFGYPGFSGDISLGAFDFQEALRVGISVAESVMAHGVKTVVDPTPNECGRNPELLQKISTETGLQIICATGYYYEGEGATPYFKFRQGLGTAEEDIYEMFIKEITDGIGTTGIKPGIIKLASSKDQITGYEKMFFKAAARVHKETGISILTHTQEGTMGPDQAKLLVEDGVNPQSIIIGHMCGNTDAAYHLKTLEWGVNIGFDRFGIQGLVGAPYDKERLITLIGLLNSGYEKQIMLSHDTVNYWMGRPPVLPEQVEKIMANWQPVYLFEEIIPKLKAAGISDETITIVFEENPKKLFLSKSSVKA; this is translated from the coding sequence GTGGGGAAAACAGTCGAAACGGTTACTGGACCAATCGCGATTGATCAGTTGGGAAAAACACTAGTTCACGAACATTTTGCTTTTGGTTATCCTGGATTTAGTGGCGATATTTCACTTGGTGCTTTTGATTTCCAGGAGGCGCTTCGAGTTGGGATTTCAGTGGCTGAAAGTGTTATGGCACACGGTGTGAAAACCGTTGTAGATCCAACACCAAATGAATGTGGGCGAAATCCAGAGCTTCTTCAGAAAATATCAACAGAGACTGGCCTTCAAATTATTTGTGCGACAGGTTACTACTATGAAGGAGAAGGAGCAACGCCTTATTTCAAGTTTAGGCAAGGTCTTGGTACGGCGGAAGAAGATATTTACGAAATGTTTATAAAAGAAATAACAGACGGCATTGGAACGACTGGAATTAAACCAGGCATTATCAAGTTAGCGTCCAGTAAAGATCAGATAACTGGTTATGAGAAGATGTTTTTTAAAGCGGCTGCTCGAGTTCATAAAGAAACAGGCATTTCAATACTTACCCATACTCAGGAAGGGACAATGGGTCCTGACCAGGCGAAGCTGCTTGTGGAAGATGGCGTAAATCCACAGTCCATTATCATCGGTCATATGTGTGGCAATACAGATGCCGCATACCATTTAAAAACATTAGAATGGGGAGTGAACATCGGGTTCGATCGTTTTGGGATACAGGGACTCGTTGGCGCGCCTTACGATAAAGAGCGTCTCATTACGTTAATTGGATTACTGAATAGCGGATATGAAAAACAAATTATGCTCTCACATGATACCGTTAACTACTGGATGGGACGCCCCCCTGTTCTACCGGAACAAGTCGAAAAAATCATGGCAAACTGGCAGCCGGTGTATCTTTTTGAAGAGATAATTCCTAAATTGAAGGCAGCGGGTATTTCGGATGAAACGATAACTATTGTATTTGAAGAAAATCCGAAAAAGCTATTTTTATCAAAATCTAGTGTGAAAGCGTAA
- a CDS encoding YjiH family protein — protein MNSTHQRKVTSEGLLKFIIPSLIGIFLFMIPIPNDEGVTIPIAKMAGWLQGLFGTAIPFSLSALMTIIISITALLSAYAVITKPDWITNRPFLTSLLQVSWVWVIARVLGMIFAILTLYQVGPEWIWSDATGGLLLNDLIPILFSVFLFAGLFLPLLLNFGLLEFCGTLLTKIMRPIFTLPGRSSIDCLASWMGDGTIGVLLTSKQYEEGYYTKREAAVIGTTFSVVSITFSIVVLQQMKLEQYFIPYYLTIVLAGVVAAVIMPRIPPLSRKPDTTYETAAEAPDDTIPEGHSRFQWGVLQATKTAEDNRASNVIKGGVQNVLDMWMGVIPIVMAIGTVALIIAETTPLFSYLGAPFVPILNLMQVPEAAEAAQTMVIGFADMFLPAIIGADIESDLTRFVIASLSVSQLIYMSEVGGLLLGSKVPVRFIDLFIIFLERTIISLPIIVVMAHIIF, from the coding sequence GTGAACAGTACTCATCAAAGAAAAGTAACTTCAGAAGGTTTATTAAAATTCATAATTCCATCTCTCATTGGTATTTTCTTATTCATGATTCCAATCCCCAATGATGAAGGTGTTACCATTCCAATAGCGAAAATGGCTGGTTGGTTACAAGGCTTATTTGGAACAGCCATTCCTTTTTCTCTATCCGCTCTTATGACGATCATTATTTCGATAACTGCTTTACTAAGTGCCTATGCAGTTATCACAAAACCTGATTGGATAACAAATCGTCCATTTCTCACAAGTCTTCTTCAAGTATCATGGGTCTGGGTAATTGCTCGTGTTCTGGGCATGATTTTTGCCATCTTAACTCTTTATCAGGTTGGTCCTGAATGGATTTGGTCAGATGCCACTGGTGGTTTGTTATTAAATGATCTCATTCCTATTCTCTTTTCTGTATTTTTATTTGCAGGGCTCTTTTTGCCACTGCTCTTAAATTTCGGTCTGTTAGAATTTTGCGGTACGCTTCTTACAAAGATAATGAGACCGATCTTCACACTCCCTGGTCGCTCCTCGATTGATTGCCTTGCATCATGGATGGGCGATGGAACGATTGGCGTATTATTAACAAGCAAACAGTATGAAGAAGGCTATTATACAAAACGGGAAGCAGCGGTTATTGGAACGACCTTCTCAGTTGTTTCGATTACGTTTAGTATTGTCGTACTTCAACAAATGAAGCTTGAGCAATATTTCATTCCCTACTATTTAACGATCGTACTAGCAGGCGTTGTAGCAGCGGTTATTATGCCAAGAATACCGCCTTTATCGCGTAAGCCAGATACTACTTATGAAACAGCGGCTGAAGCACCGGATGACACTATTCCAGAGGGGCACTCTCGTTTTCAATGGGGAGTCCTTCAAGCAACAAAGACTGCTGAAGATAATCGCGCTTCAAATGTCATTAAAGGCGGCGTTCAAAATGTGCTCGACATGTGGATGGGCGTAATCCCAATCGTAATGGCTATTGGAACAGTTGCTTTAATTATTGCTGAAACAACGCCACTATTTAGTTACCTAGGTGCTCCATTCGTTCCGATTCTTAATTTAATGCAAGTACCAGAAGCAGCTGAAGCAGCTCAAACTATGGTAATTGGATTTGCAGATATGTTTTTACCAGCGATTATCGGTGCAGATATTGAAAGTGATTTAACCCGCTTTGTAATTGCCAGTCTTTCAGTTTCCCAGCTCATCTATATGTCTGAAGTTGGTGGTTTATTGCTAGGTTCTAAAGTACCTGTTCGATTTATTGATTTATTTATTATTTTTCTAGAACGTACGATTATTTCACTACCAATAATTGTAGTCATGGCACATATTATTTTTTAA
- a CDS encoding aminopeptidase yields MLPEQIMLEKYAELALKRGVNLQKDQMLVINSSIEGAEFTRIVVKKAYEIGAKTVHINWSDDDLDRLWYENAAQDVLGNVPEWRVKMYDHFAEDGAAILSIRSTNPDLLKGIASSRISASNKASGEAMKNFRKYTMNDKITWSIVAIPNGEWAKKIFPESSKEDAVEKLWNQIFTITRVDQTDPIAAWNDHNATLAKARGVLNDRNYKKLAYKAPGTDLEIELPEGHIWKGGSSISEQGIEFNANMPTEEVFTLPHKYGVNGTVSSTKPLSYGGNLINNFSLTFKDGKVVDFSAEEGYETLENLLNMDDGSRRLGEIAIVPHQSPISQSGLIFFNTLYDENASCHLALGKAYPSSVKGGADMDDDALDGHGVNNSITHVDFMMGSGELNIDGVKADGTTEAIFRNGNWSINVK; encoded by the coding sequence ATGTTGCCAGAACAAATCATGTTAGAAAAGTATGCTGAACTTGCTCTTAAAAGAGGGGTTAATTTACAAAAAGATCAAATGCTTGTAATTAACTCCTCTATTGAAGGTGCAGAATTTACTCGAATCGTTGTAAAAAAAGCCTACGAAATAGGAGCGAAGACTGTACATATTAACTGGAGTGACGACGATCTTGACCGTTTATGGTATGAGAATGCCGCCCAAGATGTGCTTGGAAATGTCCCTGAATGGCGTGTGAAAATGTACGATCACTTTGCTGAAGATGGCGCTGCTATTCTTTCAATTCGCTCCACAAATCCTGATTTATTAAAAGGGATTGCTTCATCACGCATTTCTGCTTCAAATAAAGCGAGTGGCGAAGCAATGAAAAATTTCCGTAAGTATACGATGAACGACAAGATCACATGGTCCATCGTTGCGATCCCGAATGGAGAATGGGCAAAGAAAATTTTCCCAGAATCATCAAAAGAGGATGCTGTTGAAAAGCTTTGGAACCAAATATTTACCATTACGCGTGTCGATCAAACAGATCCAATTGCAGCTTGGAATGATCACAACGCTACTCTTGCTAAAGCAAGAGGTGTTCTGAATGATCGAAACTACAAGAAACTTGCTTATAAGGCACCTGGTACTGATCTGGAAATTGAACTACCTGAAGGGCATATATGGAAAGGCGGATCTTCCATTTCTGAGCAGGGCATTGAATTTAATGCAAATATGCCAACCGAAGAAGTTTTTACGTTACCACATAAATATGGGGTGAATGGTACGGTTTCTAGTACGAAACCATTAAGTTATGGCGGTAACTTAATCAATAACTTCTCATTAACATTTAAGGATGGTAAAGTTGTGGATTTTTCAGCGGAAGAAGGCTATGAAACGCTTGAAAATCTATTGAACATGGATGATGGCTCGCGGAGACTTGGTGAGATTGCGATCGTTCCGCACCAATCGCCTATCTCTCAATCAGGCCTTATTTTCTTTAATACGTTATACGACGAAAATGCTTCTTGTCATTTAGCACTTGGAAAAGCTTATCCGAGTAGTGTTAAAGGCGGAGCTGATATGGATGATGATGCATTGGATGGTCATGGTGTAAATAACAGCATCACGCACGTTGATTTTATGATGGGTTCTGGAGAACTCAATATTGACGGCGTCAAAGCAGATGGGACGACGGAAGCGATTTTCCGAAACGGTAACTGGTCAATTAATGTCAAATAA
- a CDS encoding GNAT family N-acetyltransferase → MHPIIKNGDVSIRYLKDGDGKYLLKWLTDPAVLTYYEGKDRPYTYEKVLEDFFLDDDETRCLVLFKNTPIGYIQFYLMIEVDGITLPTSTYGMDQFIGETSYWNQGIGKILVQSVVYYIETTLKGSMIVMDPQKWNERAIRCYEHVGFTKVGVLPNHEYHEGKWNDCFLMVNEFATYRIQPLSCMHQKQVTKFFTESWGSSEMVISTGTYKLHELEGFVACSSTGKIIGAVTFKRHDRVIEIISLDSVLENQGIGSRLIMMVELIAVEYQYPLIRVITTNDNMRALNFYQRKGYRIKEVIQGAVDRARQAKPEIPLIGEHDIPIHDELVLYKKLSSY, encoded by the coding sequence ATGCATCCTATTATTAAAAATGGAGATGTGAGCATCCGTTATCTAAAAGACGGAGATGGGAAATACCTTTTAAAGTGGTTAACAGATCCTGCGGTATTAACTTATTACGAAGGAAAAGATCGTCCGTATACGTACGAGAAAGTTTTAGAAGATTTCTTTTTAGATGACGATGAAACAAGATGCCTGGTGCTGTTTAAGAATACTCCAATTGGTTATATCCAATTTTATTTAATGATAGAGGTTGATGGGATCACACTTCCTACAAGCACTTATGGTATGGATCAGTTTATAGGTGAAACGTCGTATTGGAATCAAGGCATTGGGAAAATTCTCGTTCAATCGGTCGTTTATTATATTGAAACGACTTTAAAAGGATCTATGATTGTAATGGACCCACAAAAATGGAATGAAAGAGCGATTCGCTGTTATGAGCATGTTGGGTTTACAAAGGTAGGTGTTCTTCCGAATCATGAATACCACGAAGGTAAGTGGAATGACTGTTTCTTAATGGTTAATGAATTTGCTACATATCGAATTCAGCCGCTCTCTTGTATGCATCAAAAACAAGTGACAAAATTTTTTACTGAATCGTGGGGAAGTTCAGAAATGGTCATCTCGACAGGTACATACAAACTTCACGAATTAGAGGGATTTGTAGCCTGCAGTTCAACCGGAAAAATAATTGGCGCTGTCACATTTAAGCGTCACGATCGTGTTATTGAAATTATTTCTCTTGATAGTGTTTTAGAAAATCAGGGGATAGGCTCACGATTAATTATGATGGTAGAGTTAATCGCAGTAGAATATCAATATCCGCTCATTAGAGTGATTACCACAAATGATAATATGCGTGCTTTAAACTTCTATCAACGAAAAGGCTATCGGATAAAAGAAGTTATTCAAGGGGCAGTCGATCGGGCTCGACAAGCAAAGCCTGAAATTCCGCTAATTGGAGAGCATGACATTCCAATTCATGATGAGCTGGTTCTTTATAAAAAGCTTTCATCTTATTGA